A DNA window from Drosophila pseudoobscura strain MV-25-SWS-2005 chromosome 2, UCI_Dpse_MV25, whole genome shotgun sequence contains the following coding sequences:
- the LOC6898005 gene encoding indole-3-acetaldehyde oxidase-like, producing MVHSITINGTRYEVNLAALPADISLNTFIRENAGLTGTKFMCQEGGCGVCVCTLTGIHPETGEVRTWGVNSCLTMLNTCLGLEVTTTEGLGNKRVGYHAIQERLAKMNGTQCGYCSPGIVMNMYGLLKSKGGRVTMAEVENSFGGNICRCTGYRPILDAMKSFAVDSDIAVPAECADIEDLGTKQCPKTGELCAGTCKKQSPKGSQVYLDGSRWSWPESLSQLFEVLQSAVKEKLPVMLVAGNTAHGVYRRSADIKAFIDVGALADLKGHKLAVDSSSLTLGGNLSLTETMDICRQLEKTRGFEYLSQVWQHLDWIANVPVRNAGTLAGNLAIKHAHPEFPSDVFIVLEALDAQVIVQESVAKQATVSLASYLKTPMEGKIIRGFVLPAYPKDRFLFDSYKIMPRAQNAHAYVNAAFLLELDNASKVKTARICFGGINPEFVHATAIEKLLLGRNPYENELVEKAFGQLSTLLQPDAVMPDASPVYRRKLACGLFYKFLLKTATQRKQGVGSRFALGGSLLQRPVSSGKQNFETFQEHYPVTKATEKHEGLIQCSGEATFANDLPTQPSQLWAAFVHAKKVGAKVTKVDPQPALALPGVVAYLDAKNIPGPNYLGPKTREPMFFAQDEEIFATGEIKFYDQPVGIIVANTNALAQRAAGLVKLSYEGGAKEVLPTLKDVLNKVGASSSDRIEHRYRSTLDTLDLEGEHFDLSSSGQLDLGLQYHYFMEPQTTVAVPFEGGMQVYVATQWMDLSQDIIANILKLKANEVQVKTRRIGGGYGGKATRCNLAAAAAAVAANKLNRPVRLVQSLESIMSTLGKRWAFHCDYDFFVQKSGKIVGIVSRFFEDAGYLSNESHMGHGVAVSKNCYEFSDNYKLDGFLVYTDAPSNTPCRAPGSLEGIAMIENIIEHIAFETGQDPADVRYANILPNHKMAEMMPGFLKSTLYKDRRSEIIAYNKENRWRKRGLGLAIMEYQMGYFGQYPATVAIYHSDGTVVVSHGGIEMGQGMNTKISQVVAHSLGIPMQMVRIEASETINGANAMGTGGSVGSESLCYAVRKACATLNSRLEAVKEELKPSDWQQLINEAYNRKINLIANDHYKQGDMENYAVCGLCLTEVEFDVLTGSYLVSRVDLLEDAGESLNPNVDIGQMEGALMMGLGYWTSEQIVVDKQTGECLTNRTWTYKPPGAKDIPVDLRIKMLPKSPNKVGFMRSKATGEPAICVAIAVAFALQQALQSARDDAGVPKAWVTLNAPMTPEFLVLHAGTEPSQFKLN from the exons ATGGTGCACAGCATTACAATCAACGGCACCAGATATGAAG TTAATCTGGCTGCCCTGCCTGCAGACATCTCGCTCAACACCTTCATTCGAGAGAATGCCGGTCTGACGGGCACAAAGTTCATGTGCCAGGAAGGCGGATGCGGTGTCTGCGTGTGTACGCTGACCGGCATCCACCCGGAAACGGGGGAGGTGCGCACTTGGGGCGTAAACTCGTGCCTCACGATGCTGAACACCTGCCTGGGACTGGAGGTGACCACAACGGAGGGTCTGGGCAACAAGCGGGTGGGCTACCACGCCATCCAGGAGCGGCTGGCCAAGATGAACGGCACCCAGTGCGGCTACTGCTCGCCGGGAATCGTGATGAACATGTACGGGCTGCTCAAGTCGAAGGGCGGTCGCGTGACCATGGCGGAGGTGGAGAACTCATTCGGAGGCAACATCTGTCGCTGCACTGGATACCGCCCCATCCTGGATGCCATGAAGTCCTTTGCGGTAGACAGCGACATTGCGGTGCCCGCGGAGTGTGCGGACATCGAGGATCTGGGCACAAAGCAGTGTCCCAAGACGGGCGAGCTATGCGCTGgcacctgcaagaagcagtcGCCCAAGGGCAGTCAGGTCTACCTGGACGGCAGCCGCTGGAGCTGGCCGGAGAGCCTGAGCCAGCTATTTGAGGTCCTGCAGAGCGCTGTCAAAGAGAAGCTGCCCGTCATGCTGGTGGCCGGCAACACGGCTCACGGGGTGTACAGGCGCAGTGCGGACATAAAGGCGTTCATCGATGTCGGGGCCTTGGCAGACCTCAAGGGACACAAGCTGGCTGTTGATTCCTCTTCCCTTACGCTTGGGGGAAACCTGAGCCTCACAGAAACCATGGACATTTGCCGCCAGCTGGAGAAGACCCGTGGCTTCGAATACTTGTCGCAGGTGTGGCAACATCTCGATTGGATCGCCAACGTTCCCGTGCGCAAT GCCGGCACCTTGGCGGGCAATCTGGCTATCAAGCATGCGCACCCGGAGTTTCCCTCCGACGTGTTCATTGTCCTCGAGGCCCTGGACGCACAGGTGATTGTCCAGGAGTCGGTGGCTAAACAGGCAACTGTGAGCCTCGCCAGCTATCTGAAGACGCCGATGGAGGGCAAGATCATACGAGGATTTGTGCTGCCCGCTTATCCCAAGGATCGTTTCCTGTTTGACTCCTACAAG ATCATGCCTCGTGCCCAGAATGCCCATGCCTATGTCAATGCCGCTTTTCTCCTCGAGTTGGACAACGCCTCCAAAGTGAAGACCGCTCGCATTTGCTTTGGCGGCATCAACCCGGAGTTTGTccatgccactgccattgaAAAACTGCTTTTGGGACGCAATCCCTATGAAAATGAACTGGTGGAGAAGGCCTTTGGACAATTATCGACTCTTCTGCAACCCGACGCGGTGATGCCCGATGCCTCACCCGTGTACCGACGCAAGCTTGCCTGCGGACTCTTCTACAAGTTCCTGCTGAAGACCGCCACCCAGAGGAAACAGGGAGTGGGCAGTCGCTTCGCTCTGGGCGGATCCTTGCTGCAGCGCCCGGTGTCGAGTGGAAAGCAGAACTTTGAGACCTTCCAGGAACACTATCCGGTGACCAAGGCCACGGAGAAGCACGAGGGTCTCATCCAGTGCTCCGGCGAAGCAACCTTCGCTAACGATCTTCCCACGCAGCCGAGTCAGCTATGGGCGGCTTTCGTTCACGCTAAAAAAGTGGGTGCGAAGGTCACGAAGGTGGATCCTCAGCCAGCGCTAGCTCTGCCGGGCGTGGTGGCCTATTTGGATGCCAAGAACATACCTGGACCTAATTACCTTGGTCCTAAGACACGCGAGCCTATGTTTTTTGCCCAAGACGAGGAGATATTCGCCACTGGCGAGATTAAATTCTATGACCAGCCCGTCGGCATAATCGTCGCCAATACCAACGCCCTGGCTCAGCGCGCTGCAGGATTGGTAAAGCTGAGCTACGAAGGAGGCGCCAAGGAAGTGCTTCCCACCCTGAAGGATGTGCTGAACAAGGTAGGAGCCTCATCCAGCGACCGTATCGAGCATAGGTACAGGTCAACGCTGGACACTCTCGACCTGGAGGGGGAGCACTTCGATCTGAGTTCCTCCGGTCAGCTGGACTTGGGCCTGCAGTACCACTACTTCATGGAGCCTCAAACCACGGTAGCAGTGCCCTTCGAGGGTGGCATGCAGGTGTATGTAGCCACCCAGTGGATGGATCTGTCGCAGGACATCATCGCCAATATACTCAAGCTCAAGGCTAACGAGGTGCAGGTTAAGACTCGCCGCATTGGAGGCGGATACGGAGGCAAGGCCACACGCTGCAACCTTGCcgctgcggccgctgctgttgctgccaacAAACTGAATCGTCCCGTGCGCCTGGTCCAGTCTCTGGAGTCCATTATGAGCACCCTGGGAAAGCGCTGGGCGTTCCACTGTGACTACGACTTCTTCGTTCAGAAGTCGGGCAAGATCGTGGGTATCGTCAGTCGCTTCTTCGAGGATGCCGGCTACCTATCGAACGAGTCCCATATGGGCCATGGAGTGGCGGTGTCTAAAAACTGCTACGAATTCAGCGATAACTACAAGTTGGATGGCTTCCTGGTCTACACGGACGCCCCCAGCAACACTCCGTGTCGTGCTCCTGGGTCATTGGAGGGCATTGCCATGATAGAAAATATCATCGAGCACATCGCCTTCGAGACGGGGCAGGATCCCGCGGATGTGCGATATGCCAATATTTTGCCCAACCACAAAATGGCAGAAATGATGCCTGGATTCCTAAAGAGCACCCTTTATAAGGACCGTCGCTCAGAGATTATTGCCTACAACAAAGAGAATCGGTGGCGCAAACGAGGATTGGGTCTGGCTATAATGGAGTACCAGATGGGCTACTTTGGACAGTACCCCGCGACGGTAGCCATTTATCACAGCGATGGCACTGTGGTTGTTTCCCACGGAGGCATCGAAATGGGGCAAG GCATGAATACCAAGATATCCCAAGTGGTGGCCCATTCTCTGGGCATTCCCATGCAAATGGTGCGCATTGAAGCCAGCGAAACCATCAATGGAGCCAACGCAATGGGTACCGGGGGCTCCGTGGGCAGTGAGTCCCTCTGCTATGCCGTGCGCAAGGCCTGCGCGACGTTAAATTCTCGCCTGGAGGCGGTCAAGGAGGAACTGAAGCCCTCCGACTGGCAGCAATTGATCAACGAGGCATATAACAGGAAGATCAACCTCATTGCCAACGACCATTACAAACAGGGCGACATGGAGAATTACGCGGTATGCGGCCTCTGCCTCACGGAGGTGGAGTTTGATGTGCTCACCGGCAGCTATCTAGTCAGCCGCGTAGACCTCCTGGAAGATGCGGGTGAGAGTCTGAACCCCAATGTGGATATCGGGCAGATGGAAGGCGCGTTAATGATGGGCTTGGGCTACTGGACTAGCGAACAGATTGTGGTAGACAAGCAGACCGGCGAGTGCCTCACGAACCGCACCTGGACATACAAGCCTCCGGGCGCTAAGGACATTCCCGTAGATCTGCGCATCAAAATGTTGCCTAAGAGCCCAAACAAAGTTGGGTTTATGAGGTCGAAGG CAACCGGTGAACCCGCTATCTGTGTAGCCATCGCGGTGGCTTTTGCCCTTCAGCAAGCCCTGCAATCGGCCCGCGATGATGCCGGCGTGCCCAAGGCATGGGTCACCCTCAATGCCCCAATGACGCCCGAGTTTCTGGTTCTTCATGCCGGCACCGAGCCCAGCCAGTTCAAGCTGAACTAA
- the LOC117183732 gene encoding indole-3-acetaldehyde oxidase-like translates to MVHSITINGTRYEVNLAALPADISLNTFIRENAGLTGTKFMCQEGGCGVCVCTLTGIHPETGEVRTWGVNSCLTMLNTCLGLEVTTTEGLGNKRVGYHAIQERLAKMNGTQCGYCSPGIVMNMYGLLKSKGGRVTMAEVENSFGGNICRCTGYRPILDAMKSFAVDSDIAVPAECADIEDLGTKQCPKTGELCAGTCKKQSPKGSQVYLDGSRWSWPESLSQLFEVLQSAVKEKLPVMLVAGNTAHGVYRRSADIKAFIDVGALADLKGHKLAVDSSSLTLGGNLSLTETMDICRQLEKTRGFEYLSQVWQHLDWIANVPVRNAGTLAGNLAIKHAHPEFPSDVFIVLEALDAQVIVQESVAKQATVSLASYLKTPMEGKIIRGFVLPAYPKDRFLFDSYKIMPRAQNAHAYVNAAFLLELDNASKVKTARICFGGINPEFVHATAIEKLLLGRNPYENELVEKAFGQLSTLLQPDAVMPDASPVYRRKLACGLFYKFLLKTATQRKQGVGSRFALGGSLLQRPVSSGKQNFETFQEHYPVTKATEKHEGLIQCSGEATFANDLPTQPSQLWAAFVHAKKVGAKVTKVDPQPALALPGVVAYLDAKNIPGPNYLGPKTREPMFFAQDEEIFATGEIKFYDQPVGIIVANTNALAQRAAGLVKLSYEGGAKEVLPTLKDVLNKVGASSSDRIEHRYRSTLDTLDLEGEHFDLSSSGQLDLGLQYHYFMEPQTTVAVPFEGGMQVYVATQWMDLSQDIIANILKLKANEVQVKTRRIGGGYGGKATRCNLAAAAAAVAANKLNRPVRLVQSLESIMSTLGKRWAFHCDYDFFVQKSGKIVGIVSRFFEDAGYLSNESHMGHGVAVSKNCYEFSDNYKLDGFLVYTDAPSNTPCRAPGSLEGIAMIENIIEHIAFETGQDPADVRYANILPNHKMAEMMPGFLKSTLYKDRRSEIIAYNKENRWRKRGLGLAIMEYQMGYFGQYPATVAIYHSDGTVVVSHGGIEMGQGMNTKISQVVAHSLGIPMQMVRIEASETINGANAMGTGGSVGSESLCYAVRKACATLNSRLEAVKEELKPSDWQQLINEAYNRKINLIASDQCKQGDMDPYSVCGLCLTEVEFDVLTGNYLVNRVDLLEDTGESLNPNVDIGQIEGAFMMGLGYWTSEQIVVDNQTGECLTNRTWTYKPPGAKDIPVDLRIELLPKSPNKAGFMRSKATGEPAICLSIAVAFALQQALQSARDDAGVPKAWVTLNAPMTPEFLVLHAGTEPSQFKLN, encoded by the exons ATGGTGCACAGCATTACAATCAACGGCACCAGATATGAAG TTAATCTGGCTGCCCTGCCTGCAGACATCTCGCTCAACACCTTCATTCGAGAGAATGCCGGTCTGACGGGCACAAAGTTCATGTGCCAGGAAGGCGGATGCGGTGTCTGCGTGTGTACGCTGACCGGCATCCACCCGGAAACGGGGGAGGTGCGCACTTGGGGCGTAAACTCGTGCCTCACGATGCTGAACACCTGCCTGGGACTGGAGGTGACCACAACGGAGGGTCTGGGCAACAAGCGGGTGGGCTACCACGCCATCCAGGAGCGGCTGGCCAAGATGAACGGCACCCAGTGCGGCTACTGCTCGCCGGGAATCGTGATGAACATGTACGGGCTGCTCAAGTCGAAGGGCGGTCGCGTGACCATGGCGGAGGTGGAGAACTCATTCGGAGGCAACATCTGTCGCTGCACTGGATACCGCCCCATCCTGGATGCCATGAAGTCCTTTGCGGTAGACAGCGACATTGCGGTGCCCGCGGAGTGTGCGGACATCGAGGATCTGGGCACAAAGCAGTGTCCCAAGACGGGCGAGCTATGCGCTGgcacctgcaagaagcagtcGCCCAAGGGCAGTCAGGTCTACCTGGACGGCAGCCGCTGGAGCTGGCCGGAGAGCCTGAGCCAGCTATTTGAGGTCCTGCAGAGCGCTGTCAAAGAGAAGCTGCCCGTCATGCTGGTGGCCGGCAACACGGCTCACGGGGTGTACAGGCGCAGTGCGGACATAAAGGCGTTCATCGATGTCGGGGCCTTGGCAGACCTCAAGGGACACAAGCTGGCTGTTGATTCCTCTTCCCTTACGCTTGGGGGAAACCTGAGCCTCACAGAAACCATGGACATTTGCCGCCAGCTGGAGAAGACCCGTGGCTTCGAATACTTGTCGCAGGTGTGGCAACATCTCGATTGGATCGCCAACGTTCCCGTGCGCAAT GCCGGCACCTTGGCGGGCAATCTGGCTATCAAGCATGCGCACCCGGAGTTTCCCTCCGACGTGTTCATTGTCCTCGAGGCCCTGGACGCACAGGTGATTGTCCAGGAGTCGGTGGCTAAACAGGCAACTGTGAGCCTCGCCAGCTATCTGAAGACGCCGATGGAGGGCAAGATCATACGAGGATTTGTGCTGCCCGCTTATCCCAAGGATCGTTTCCTGTTTGACTCCTACAAG ATCATGCCTCGTGCCCAGAATGCCCATGCCTATGTCAATGCCGCTTTTCTCCTCGAGTTGGACAACGCCTCCAAAGTGAAGACCGCTCGCATTTGCTTTGGCGGCATCAACCCGGAGTTTGTccatgccactgccattgaAAAACTGCTTTTGGGACGCAATCCCTATGAAAATGAACTGGTGGAGAAGGCCTTTGGACAATTATCGACTCTTCTGCAACCCGACGCGGTGATGCCCGATGCCTCACCCGTGTACCGACGCAAGCTTGCCTGCGGACTCTTCTACAAGTTCCTGCTGAAGACCGCCACCCAGAGGAAACAGGGAGTGGGCAGTCGCTTCGCTCTGGGCGGATCCTTGCTGCAGCGCCCGGTGTCGAGTGGAAAGCAGAACTTTGAGACCTTCCAGGAACACTATCCGGTGACCAAGGCCACGGAGAAGCACGAGGGTCTCATCCAGTGCTCCGGCGAAGCAACCTTCGCTAACGATCTTCCCACGCAGCCGAGTCAGCTATGGGCGGCTTTCGTTCACGCTAAAAAAGTGGGTGCGAAGGTCACGAAGGTGGATCCTCAGCCAGCGCTAGCTCTGCCGGGCGTGGTGGCCTATTTGGATGCCAAGAACATACCTGGACCTAATTACCTTGGTCCTAAGACACGCGAGCCTATGTTTTTTGCCCAAGACGAGGAGATATTCGCCACTGGCGAGATTAAATTCTATGACCAGCCCGTCGGCATAATCGTCGCCAATACCAACGCCCTGGCTCAGCGCGCTGCAGGATTGGTAAAGCTGAGCTACGAAGGAGGCGCCAAGGAAGTGCTTCCCACCCTGAAGGATGTGCTGAACAAGGTAGGAGCCTCATCCAGCGACCGTATCGAGCATAGGTACAGGTCAACGCTGGACACTCTCGACCTGGAGGGGGAGCACTTCGATCTGAGTTCCTCCGGTCAGCTGGACTTGGGCCTGCAGTACCACTACTTCATGGAGCCTCAAACCACGGTAGCAGTGCCCTTCGAGGGTGGCATGCAGGTGTATGTAGCCACCCAGTGGATGGATCTGTCGCAGGACATCATCGCCAATATACTCAAGCTCAAGGCTAACGAGGTGCAGGTTAAGACTCGCCGCATTGGAGGCGGATACGGAGGCAAGGCCACACGCTGCAACCTTGCcgctgcggccgctgctgttgctgccaacAAACTGAATCGTCCCGTGCGCCTGGTCCAGTCTCTGGAGTCCATTATGAGCACCCTGGGAAAGCGCTGGGCGTTCCACTGTGACTACGACTTCTTCGTTCAGAAGTCGGGCAAGATCGTGGGTATCGTCAGTCGCTTCTTCGAGGATGCCGGCTACCTATCGAACGAGTCCCATATGGGCCATGGAGTGGCGGTGTCTAAAAACTGCTACGAATTCAGCGATAACTACAAGTTGGATGGCTTCCTGGTCTACACGGACGCCCCCAGCAACACTCCGTGTCGTGCTCCTGGGTCATTGGAGGGCATTGCCATGATAGAAAATATCATCGAGCACATCGCCTTCGAGACGGGGCAGGATCCCGCGGATGTGCGATATGCCAATATTTTGCCCAACCACAAAATGGCAGAAATGATGCCTGGATTCCTAAAGAGCACCCTTTATAAGGACCGTCGCTCAGAGATTATTGCCTACAACAAAGAGAATCGGTGGCGCAAACGAGGATTGGGTCTGGCTATAATGGAGTACCAGATGGGCTACTTTGGACAGTACCCCGCGACGGTAGCCATTTATCACAGCGATGGCACTGTGGTTGTTTCCCACGGAGGCATCGAAATGGGGCAAG GCATGAATACCAAGATATCCCAAGTGGTGGCCCATTCTCTGGGCATTCCCATGCAAATGGTGCGCATTGAAGCCAGCGAAACCATCAATGGAGCCAACGCAATGGGTACCGGGGGCTCCGTGGGCAGTGAGTCCCTCTGCTATGCCGTGCGCAAGGCCTGCGCGACGTTAAATTCTCGCCTGGAGGCGGTCAAGGAGGAACTGAAGCCCTCCGACTGGCAGCAATTGATCAACGAGGCATATAACAGGAAGATCAATCTCATTGCCAGCGACCAGTGCAAGCAGGGTGACATGGACCCGTACTCGGTTTGCGGGCTCTGTCTAACGGAGGTGGAGTTTGATGTGCTCACGGGCAACTATCTGGTCAACCGGGTGGATCTCCTGGAGGACACGGGCGAGAGTCTGAATCCCAATGTGGACATCGGCCAGATCGAAGGCGCCTTCATGATGGGCCTTGGCTACTGGACTAGCGAGCAGATTGTAGTGGACAATCAGACTGGCGAATGCCTCACGAACCGCACCTGGACGTACAAGCCTCCGGGCGCCAAGGACATTCCCGTGGATCTTCGCATTGAGCTGCTGCCTAAGAGCCCCAACAAAGCAGGCTTTATGAGATCAAAAG CTACCGGTGAACCCGCCATCTGCTTGTCAATAGCGGTGGCCTTTGCCCTGCAGCAAGCCCTGCAATCGGCCCGCGATGATGCCGGCGTGCCCAAGGCATGGGTCACCCTCAATGCCCCAATGACGCCCGAGTTTCTGGTTCTTCATGCCGGCACCGAGCCCAGCCAGTTCAAGCTGAACTAA